The genomic interval GAGAGTTTTCGATGCTTCAGGTTTACCGCGACCTCTCGCCCTACCTCCGCCAGCACCGCCGCCAGTACCTGATCGGTTCCGCGGCGGTGCTGGTGACGGTGCTCTTCATGCTGGTCTCGCCGCGCATCCTGGCCCTGGCCATCGACGCGCTCGAGACGGGCCGGGCCAGCCCCCGCGAACTCGCCCTCTACGCGCTGCTGATCGCCGCCGCCGCCCTGGTCGCGGCCGGCTTTGGGCTGGTGCAGCGCCGCCAGATGGTGGTGGCTTCGCGGCAGATCGAAGCGGAGCTCAGGGGCGACCTCTTCGCGCACCTCGCCACGCTGGACCGGGCCTTTTACGAGCGCTCGAGGACCGGCGACCTGATGAACCGGCTGGCCAGCGACCTGTTGTCGGTGCGCGAGCTGCTGGGACCGGGGATCAACATGGGCAGCCGGGTGAGCCTGATAACCCTGGGCGCGCTCGCCGCCATGATCGGCCTCGAGCCGGCCCTGGGCCTCCTGGTCCTGGCCACGGTGCCCGTCATGGTCGCGGTGGCGGCGGTCTTGAAGCGGCTGGTGGCGCAGCGCTTTCAGGCGGCGCAAGCCAAGCTCTCCGAGATCGCCGCCAAGTCGCAGGAGAACTTTTCGGGGGCGCGGGTGGTGCGCGGCTACGCCATAGAGGACCGCGAGATGGCCGCCTTTGCCGCGCTCAACGACGACTACGTGCGGCTCAACCTGGCGCTCGCTCGCGTGGAGGCGCCCATGGCGGCAATCATGGGCTTGATGATGGTGGCGGCGGCCCTGATCATCCTTCTCTACGGCGGCCGCCTGGTCGTCTTTGGCGGCGGCCTCACGGTCGGCGACTACATCGCCTTTACGAGCTACCTGGCGATGCTGGCGACGCCGGTGGTGGCGATCGGCCGGCTCATCACCATCTACCAGCGCGGCGCGACCTCGTGGGAGCGGCTGAGGGCGCTCTTCGACGAGAGGCCGGAGGTGGCCGACGGTGAGGTGGCCGACGGTGAGGTGGACTCGTCCGCCGAGCGCCTGGAGGGCATCTTGGAGGGCGACATCGAGTTTCGCGGCGTGAGCCTGCGGCGCGGCGGCAAGGCGCTGCTCGAGGACATCGACCTGCGCGTCCCGCGCGGCTCGAGCCTGGGCATCACCGGTCGCACGGGCTCGGGCAAGTCGCTCTTGGCGGCGCTCCTCAGCCGCGAGTTCGACCCCGACGAGGGCGAGGTGCGCGTGGGCGGTAGGGACATCCGCGAGGTGCCGCTGGCGGTCTTGCGGGGAAGCTTGGGGGTGGTGCCGCAGGAGCCCTTTCTCTTTTCCGAGAGCTTGGCGGAAAACATCGGCTTCGGCCTCGCGCCCTCGCGGGCGCTGAGCGGCCCGCAGACGCCCGACCTGGCGCGCGACGTGGAGAGCTTTCCAGACGGCTTTGAGACGCTCCTGGGCGAGCGCGGCGTGACCCTCTCCGGCGGCCAGCGGCAGCGCACCGCCCTGGCCCGGGCGATCGCCAGGCAGCCCGCCATCTTGGTTCTCGACGACGCCCTCTCGGCGGTGGACACCGAGACCGAGAGCCGCATCCTCAGCGGCCTGCGCGAGGTGATGAGGGACCGCACCGTCTTGCTCATCTCGCACCGCGTCTCGGCCCTGCGCCACACCGACAAGATCGCCGTGCTCGAGAACGGCCGCATCGTCGAAACCGGCAGCCACGAGGGGCTGCTGGGGCGCGGCGGACCCTATGCCGAGCTCGAGCGCCGGCAGCGCCTCGGCGCCGAGCCGGAGGAGGGCGCTTGACGCCCCTTCCCGACGAGCCCCAGCGCCGCGACTTCGACGCCGTCCTCTTCGGGCGCATGCTCGCCTACATTCGTCCCTACCTGCCCATCACCGGGGTCGCCCTGCTCTCGCTCTTGGGCTTCGCGCTCGTCGATACCGCCATGATCAACCTGCTCAGGCGCGCCATCGACGAGTCGCTGGCGCCGGTCGCCGCCTTTGCCGGCCTGAGCCCGGAAGCGCGCTACCACAATCTCTTGCGGATCGCCGCGCTCTTCGGAGGCCTCGGCCTGCTCGCCTTCGGCTTGCGCTACCTTCAGGTCTACCTGCTCACCCTGCTCAGCCAAAGAATCGTCCGCGACCTCAGGCGCGACCTCTTCGCCAAGTTCCAGCGCCTGCCGGTGGGTTACTTCGACCGCCACCCGGTGGGCAGGCTGATGACCCGGGTCACCAGCGACGTGGACGCCATCAACCAGTTTCTCACCCAGGGCCTGGTCGGCTTTGCCCAGGACGCCTTTCTGATCGTCGTCTTCGCCGGGGCCATGCTCCTCTACGACGCGCGCCTGGCGCTGGTGGCCTTTTCGGTCTTGCCCGTCATGCTCGTCGCCAGCGCCTACTTGCGCGTCAAGCTTCGTGACGCCTTTCGGCAGACCCGCCTCTACCAGGCGACGGTGAACAGCTACTTGAACGAAAACCTGTCGGGCATGGTCACCATCCAGCTCTTCGGGCGTGAGGCGCGCAACCACCAGCGCTTCGGGGCCCTAAACGGCCAGCTCCTGGGCGCCAACGTCGAGGCCATCCGCTGGTACAGCATCTTCTACCCGCTGGTGGGCTTGATCGCCGAAGTGGGCGTCGCCCTGACGCTGCTCTACGGCGGCCTGCGCGCGCTGGCCGGGCCCGACGTCTTGACCATCGGCACCCTGGTCGCCATGCTCGAGCTCTTGCGGCGGCTCTTCACGCCGCTCCAGGACCTGGCCGACAAGTTCAACATCCTCCAGGCCGCCTTTGCCAGCGCCGAGCGCATCTTCAGCGTCCTGGACGAGCCCGAGCGGGTGTCGGACAAGCCGGGCGCTCTAGCCGTCCGGCACTTTCGCGGCGAGGTCGCCTTGGAGGGTGTCCACTTCGCCTACAACCCGCCGGGCCGGCCCGTCAGGGAGGAGGACTGGATCCTGCGCGGCATCGACCTGCGGGTGCGCGCCGGCGAATCGGTAGCGCTGGTGGGCGCCACCGGCGCGGGCAAGACCAGCGTGATCAGCCTCATCTCGAGGTTCTACGACGTGCAAAAGGGCCGCGTCCTGGTCGACGGTGTAGACGTGCGCGACTACGCCCAGCGCGATTTGAGAAGGCACATCGGCGTGGTGCTCCAAGACGTCTTTCTCTTCGCCGGCACCATCGCCTCCAACCTCAGCCTGGACGACGAGACGATTCCCAGGGAGCGCCTGATCGAGGTCTGCCGTTACGTCGGCGCGCACGGCTTCATCACCAGGCTCGAGCAGGGCTACGACACGCCGGTGAGAGAGCGCGGCGCCACCCTCTCGACCGGCCAGAAGCAACTGCTGGCCTTTGCGCGAGCGCTCATCCACAACCCCGACATCGTGCTCGTCTTGGACGAGGCCACGGCGAACGTCGACAGCGAGAGCGAGGAGCGGATCCAAGCGTCCCTGAAAAAGCTCATGCGCGGCCGCACCAGCATCATCATCGCGCACAGGCTCTCGACCATAGCAGGCTGCGACCGCATCGTGGTCATGCGCAGGGGGCGCATCGTCGAGGAGGGCAGCCACGAGGGGCTGCTCGCCCGGGGCGGCTACTACGCGCGGCTCTACCGGGTCCAGTACCGCGGCGCCGAGGCGGCCTGAGCCGGCCAAGGCTCGCCGAAGCGTTCGCTCAGCCACCCGGCGAGCAGCTCGAGCACCTCCGGCGCGATGGTCGTCTCGATCTGCCCGTACTCCTCGATGCCCCCCGTCTCGGCGGGCTGCATGAGGTGGTTGAGGCCGTCAAAGACGACGATGGTCGCGTCCTCGTTGCTCGCTTCGCGCATCAGTTCGCGCAGCGGCCCCTCGCTCTGCTCCGCCGGAACCTGCAGGTCGCGCCCCCCGTAGACGGCCAGGAGCGGCACGGTCAGGTCTCGCAGATAGGGGGCCGGGTCAAAGGTGAGAAAGTCCTGGAACCAGCCGGCGCCCACAGTCGCCACCTGGGCCTCCGTGGCGAAGGCCTGCTCCTCGGGCGTCGGGCGCTCCTCCTCGGGGAGGTCGGCGAAGCTCTCCTCCATGCGCGCGCGGGTGCGGGCTCGGGCCGCTTCGAGGTCGCCCGCCCGGATAGAGGCCACCAGGTCGCCAAGGTAGGCGACTTGCGCCTCGACCTGCGCCGGCGTAGTACCTGCACTAGCGGGGGCCTAGTGGCCCTACACTGTCGCGCCTGCCCGCTCGAGTAGCGGACCTCCTCCTCGCGGTAAGGGAAGGGCGGTACGGGGTCCTGCGGGCGGCGCAGCGTCAGGGCCTCCTCGGCGCGCTCGAGCGCAAAGGGGAAGGTCTGCCCGCTCTGGCTGAAGTCCCCCCGCAGGCTCTCCCCCACCAGCCTGCCGATAAAGGTCGGCTCGCCGGGCACGCCCGCGATGGCGAAGGTGAGCGCTTCGTCCTCGAGGGCGATGTTCTCGAGCGGCAAGCCCGCCGCGCCTTGCGCGGGAATGTCGATGGCGCCGGTGAGAGCGTCCCCTTCGATGTTGAACTCGACTCCGACGCCCAGGGGACCTCCGGGAATCTCGATGCTGCCCTGCCAGTAGCCGGTGTAGGCTTCGGGGTTTTGAGCCTGGTCTTGCGCCTGCACCGCCAGGCTCAGCAGCAAGAAGAGGGCGGCGAAGCGTTGCAATGTCGTCATGACGTTTCCTTTCATAGGTGAAGTGGCAAGTGGCAGTTCAAAACCAACGCCGAAACTTGTCCGGTTTCGGCGTTGGCCCGCGGTGCCTCGTTTGGCGCCAAAGACGCGTCTGCAAACCGCTTACTCCCGCTGGGGCGAGCCTGGCTCCGCGGGGTCCGCTTGCGCCGTTTCGGTCCCCTCCTCTTCCTCGCGGATGACCTCGAGCCTGACCCTGCTGACGAGCGCGGCGATGGCGCCCAAGCCGGCCAGGAGCGGTGCATAGAGGGTGAGGATGCCACCCGCTACCACCCCGAAGGTGAGGGGTATGGTGATGAGTTCCTCGCCCTCGGTGTTCTTGATGATGACGCGGCGGGTATTGCTCTCCTTGGCGAGCTCCTTGACGCGCTCGACGAGTTGCGTGCCGGCGACTTCGACCTCTTCTTTGAAGGTGCGTCTGCCCTGTTCCTCGCTCATCGCTTGCTCCTTTCCAGCGCCCTCGGGCGCTGCTGTTCAGTATGCACCCTTGGCCCTGCGGTTGGTAAGTGCCAAAGGTCATCGTCCGGAGCGGCTGGTCGGCGGCTGGAGGCTCGAGCCTGTCCGCCTTACTAACGCCCCTAGGGGCGGTTACCGACCCTTTTCGAGTTCCAAAGCGGCTGAATTGAGACAGTAGCGCAGCCCGGTGGGTTCGGGCCCATCAGCAAACAGGTGCCCGAGATGCGACTCGCAGACGTTGCAGAGCACTTCCGTCCTGCGCATCTTGTGACTGTCGTCTATCTCCTCGCGGACAGTCTCCTCCGCGATCGGGGCGTAGAAGCTCGGCCAGCCACTGCCGGAATCGTACTTGGTCTCGGAGCTGAAGAGGTCGGTGCCGCAGGCGGCGCAGCGGTACACCCCCTTCTCCTTGCTGGCGTAATACGCCCCGGTAAAGGCACGCTCCGTGCCCTTTTGCCTCATGACCCGGTACTGCTCGGGGGTGAGCTCCTTTCGCCACTGCTCCTCGGACTTCTCGACCTTGTTCATAAAAGCCTCCTTCATAAGGGCCTCCATAAGGGCCTCACGGCTTGAGTTTGGCGCGGTACTTTTGGCGGACCTTCGCCACTTTCGGGGCGATCACCGCTCGGCAGTAGGGCTGGTTTTGATTTTGCGCGTAGTAATCCTGGTGGTAGGCTTCGGCGGGATAAAACTCCGTGAGCGGCGCCAGCTCGGTTATGATCGGCGCGCCCCAAGTACCTGCCCTATCGAACTCGGCGATCACCTGCTCGGCGGTCGCCCTCTGCTCCGCGCTGTGATAGAAGATCACGGAGCGGTACTGCGAGCCCACGTCGCCTCCCTGCCGGTTGCGTTGGGTGGGGTCATGGGTGGTCAGAAAGATCTCCAGGATCTCACGGTAGGAGATGGCTTTGGGGTCAAAGGTGATCTGGACCACCTCGGCATGCCCGGTGGTTTCCGAGCAGACCTGCTGATAGCTGGGGTTTGCCACCTGGCCCCCGGAGTAGCCGGAGACCACCTCCTCGACCCCCTGAAGATTCACGAAGACGGCTTCCACGCACCAGAAGCAGCCACCGCCAAGCGTGGCCGCTTCCCTGTCTGAGGGCATGTTCGCGGGTGATGTCATACAAGTCTACTCCCTTTGCTCGAGTGTCTCTCCATCATCCCATCATAAGGAAGTGCGCTATCAGGAAGTGCGATCGGCAACACGAGAGTGAGCAGCGCAATCTGACCCGCATCCTGCCGCTTACGACCGGGCCGCCGATGCCTTGGCTAGCCTCGAGCCGACGCTCAGGCTGGCACTGGCTATCCGACCGCGCCGGGCTCGAGCGCGCCAAAGAGACAGCCACGTCGCCTATACTGAAACGGGAGGCACCCGCATGCAACGAGACAAAACCCTCGCCATCCTCAAGGTGCATATGCCCGAGCTGAAGGCGCACTTCGGCGTCGAGACCCTGTCCCTTTTCGGCTCCACCGCCCGCAACGAAGCCGGCGAAGCGAGCGACGTCGATGTGCTGGTCGTCTTTTGCCCCGATGCGGGCGCCGGATTCTTCACGCTCTCCCGACTCAAGACACATCTGGAAGGGTTGCTCGGCTGCAGAGTCGACCTGCTGACACCCGGAGCTATTCGCCCGAAGCTGCGCGAACGCATCGAAAAAGACGTCGTCCATGCTGCCTAGAGACTGGCGGCTCCGGATCGAAGACATCCTCGAAGCCATCCGCAAAATCCAGCACTGCACCAAGGGCATGACGCCCGCGACCTTCTTCGCCAAACCCCAAGCTCTCGACGCAGTCGCCTACAACTTCATCATTATCCGTATTATCCGTGGATGTCGAGGCCATTTCCTGCGCGGCGTTTTGCGGTAGGCTTGGGCGAGGAGAGAACATGCCCCAGCTATCCAGCGCGATTCAAAACCTCAAGGCCTCTTCTACGGTCGCCTTCAACGCCAAGGCCGTCGAGATGAAGCGTCTCGGCGCCGACGTGATCGCCATGACCGCGGGCGAGCCCGACTTCCAGCCGCCCGCGCACGTCCTCGCCGCCGCCCACGAGGCCATCGACAAGGGCTTGAGCAAGTACACCCCTTCCGAGGGCACCTTCGAGCTTCGTCAGGCGGTGGTGGACAAGTTCAAGCGCGAAAACGAGGTCTCCTACACACCCGACCAGATAATCGTCTCGACCGGCGGCAAGCAGGTGCTCTACAACGGCTTTTTGAGCGTCCTGAACCCCGGCGACGAGGTCGTCGTGCCCGCGCCCTACTGGGTGTCTTACCCGGCGCAGGTGCAGCTCGCGGGTGGCGTCACCGTGCCCGTGGTGACCCGGCCCGAGGACGGCTTCATCCCCGACCCCGAGGCTATCCGCGCGGCGATCACCCCGCGCACCAAGGTTATCGTCCTCAACTCGCCCAGCAACCCCACCGGCGCGGTCTATCCGCCCGAGGTGGTCAAGGCGATCATCGAGCTGGCCATCAGCCGCGACCTGTGGATTTTCGCCGACGACCTCTACGAGCACCTCGTCTACGAGGGCGAGTTCACCTCGGTCGCCAAATACGCTCAGGACAAGACGCTGGTCATCCACGGCGCCAGCAAGGCCTACGCCCTGACGGGCTGGCGCATCGGCTACGGGGCCGGGCCCAGGGACCTCGTGAGGGCGATGAACAGGCTGCAGGGCCAGGTGACGAGCGGCGCCAACAGCATAGCGCAGCACGCCACGGTGGCGGCTTTAAACGAGGTCGACAAGACCCGCGA from Deinococcota bacterium carries:
- the msrA gene encoding peptide-methionine (S)-S-oxide reductase MsrA, with protein sequence MPSDREAATLGGGCFWCVEAVFVNLQGVEEVVSGYSGGQVANPSYQQVCSETTGHAEVVQITFDPKAISYREILEIFLTTHDPTQRNRQGGDVGSQYRSVIFYHSAEQRATAEQVIAEFDRAGTWGAPIITELAPLTEFYPAEAYHQDYYAQNQNQPYCRAVIAPKVAKVRQKYRAKLKP
- a CDS encoding ABC transporter ATP-binding protein/permease — encoded protein: MLQVYRDLSPYLRQHRRQYLIGSAAVLVTVLFMLVSPRILALAIDALETGRASPRELALYALLIAAAALVAAGFGLVQRRQMVVASRQIEAELRGDLFAHLATLDRAFYERSRTGDLMNRLASDLLSVRELLGPGINMGSRVSLITLGALAAMIGLEPALGLLVLATVPVMVAVAAVLKRLVAQRFQAAQAKLSEIAAKSQENFSGARVVRGYAIEDREMAAFAALNDDYVRLNLALARVEAPMAAIMGLMMVAAALIILLYGGRLVVFGGGLTVGDYIAFTSYLAMLATPVVAIGRLITIYQRGATSWERLRALFDERPEVADGEVADGEVDSSAERLEGILEGDIEFRGVSLRRGGKALLEDIDLRVPRGSSLGITGRTGSGKSLLAALLSREFDPDEGEVRVGGRDIREVPLAVLRGSLGVVPQEPFLFSESLAENIGFGLAPSRALSGPQTPDLARDVESFPDGFETLLGERGVTLSGGQRQRTALARAIARQPAILVLDDALSAVDTETESRILSGLREVMRDRTVLLISHRVSALRHTDKIAVLENGRIVETGSHEGLLGRGGPYAELERRQRLGAEPEEGA
- the msrB gene encoding peptide-methionine (R)-S-oxide reductase MsrB: MNKVEKSEEQWRKELTPEQYRVMRQKGTERAFTGAYYASKEKGVYRCAACGTDLFSSETKYDSGSGWPSFYAPIAEETVREEIDDSHKMRRTEVLCNVCESHLGHLFADGPEPTGLRYCLNSAALELEKGR
- a CDS encoding nucleotidyltransferase family protein, which encodes MQRDKTLAILKVHMPELKAHFGVETLSLFGSTARNEAGEASDVDVLVVFCPDAGAGFFTLSRLKTHLEGLLGCRVDLLTPGAIRPKLRERIEKDVVHAA
- a CDS encoding pyridoxal phosphate-dependent aminotransferase, with the translated sequence MPQLSSAIQNLKASSTVAFNAKAVEMKRLGADVIAMTAGEPDFQPPAHVLAAAHEAIDKGLSKYTPSEGTFELRQAVVDKFKRENEVSYTPDQIIVSTGGKQVLYNGFLSVLNPGDEVVVPAPYWVSYPAQVQLAGGVTVPVVTRPEDGFIPDPEAIRAAITPRTKVIVLNSPSNPTGAVYPPEVVKAIIELAISRDLWIFADDLYEHLVYEGEFTSVAKYAQDKTLVIHGASKAYALTGWRIGYGAGPRDLVRAMNRLQGQVTSGANSIAQHATVAALNEVDKTRDFIEMTKQAYQERRDVLVKGLNAMGLKTPLPQGAFYVMSDLTPLHQDETEASLMLLEQAHVGVVPGTDFVAPGHARLSYATSMENIEKALERIKKLLD
- a CDS encoding ABC transporter ATP-binding protein/permease, coding for MLAYIRPYLPITGVALLSLLGFALVDTAMINLLRRAIDESLAPVAAFAGLSPEARYHNLLRIAALFGGLGLLAFGLRYLQVYLLTLLSQRIVRDLRRDLFAKFQRLPVGYFDRHPVGRLMTRVTSDVDAINQFLTQGLVGFAQDAFLIVVFAGAMLLYDARLALVAFSVLPVMLVASAYLRVKLRDAFRQTRLYQATVNSYLNENLSGMVTIQLFGREARNHQRFGALNGQLLGANVEAIRWYSIFYPLVGLIAEVGVALTLLYGGLRALAGPDVLTIGTLVAMLELLRRLFTPLQDLADKFNILQAAFASAERIFSVLDEPERVSDKPGALAVRHFRGEVALEGVHFAYNPPGRPVREEDWILRGIDLRVRAGESVALVGATGAGKTSVISLISRFYDVQKGRVLVDGVDVRDYAQRDLRRHIGVVLQDVFLFAGTIASNLSLDDETIPRERLIEVCRYVGAHGFITRLEQGYDTPVRERGATLSTGQKQLLAFARALIHNPDIVLVLDEATANVDSESEERIQASLKKLMRGRTSIIIAHRLSTIAGCDRIVVMRRGRIVEEGSHEGLLARGGYYARLYRVQYRGAEAA
- a CDS encoding DUF4342 domain-containing protein; protein product: MSEEQGRRTFKEEVEVAGTQLVERVKELAKESNTRRVIIKNTEGEELITIPLTFGVVAGGILTLYAPLLAGLGAIAALVSRVRLEVIREEEEGTETAQADPAEPGSPQRE